A region of Moorena producens PAL-8-15-08-1 DNA encodes the following proteins:
- a CDS encoding CPP1-like family protein: MSDNNPYDQLGVTEEASFDEIQDAKGRLMQKHRGNQKLLDTVEAAYDAIIMDRLRMRQEGKIKVPDRIRFPEKASQAPPSFPQTPVNNSPEWLKRLWDTPTREDMIWPSAVFLILSSATLLYTSSADSILPLVMAIGFGFTIYFLNRKEQQFGRAVLLTLAGLFLGVGLGSLLGNSLGSQFTTLDLTTEKLATLVTFVLLWLISCFLR; the protein is encoded by the coding sequence ATGAGTGATAACAATCCCTATGATCAGCTTGGGGTTACGGAAGAAGCGTCCTTTGATGAAATTCAGGATGCCAAAGGTCGCCTGATGCAAAAGCATCGTGGTAACCAAAAGCTTTTAGATACCGTAGAGGCGGCCTACGATGCCATTATCATGGATCGACTTAGGATGCGCCAGGAAGGAAAGATTAAAGTTCCTGATCGTATTCGTTTCCCAGAGAAGGCTTCTCAAGCTCCACCGAGTTTTCCCCAAACACCAGTTAATAACTCTCCTGAGTGGCTGAAACGGTTGTGGGATACTCCGACAAGAGAAGACATGATCTGGCCGAGTGCCGTGTTCTTAATCTTAAGCAGTGCTACGCTGCTTTACACCTCATCGGCAGACTCGATTTTGCCCTTGGTGATGGCTATAGGCTTCGGATTCACGATCTATTTCCTCAATCGGAAAGAACAACAATTTGGTCGTGCAGTATTGCTAACCCTGGCAGGTCTGTTTTTGGGTGTGGGATTAGGGAGTTTGCTGGGGAATTCTCTGGGAAGCCAATTCACCACCCTAGACTTGACAACAGAAAAACTGGCTACATTGGTGACATTTGTATTGCTGTGGCTGATTAGTTGCTTCTTACGTTGA